In one Pseudomonas sp. Bout1 genomic region, the following are encoded:
- the nirB gene encoding nitrite reductase large subunit NirB — MKKLKLVMIGNGMAGVRTLEELLKLSSDLYDITVFGAEPHTNYNRILLSPVLAGEQTFEEIVLNDLSWYLDNHIKLLLNRKVVQIDRVKRKVIAEDGSEAEYDRLLIATGSTPFILPIPGNTLQGVIGYRDIADTQAMIDTAKTHKHAVVIGGGLLGLEAANGLMLRGMHVTVVHIGEWLLERQLDKTSGQLLQTELESRGLLFRLQEQTQALHDAGNGRVGSVQFKNGDVIPADLVVMAAGIRPNTELAEKSGIPCNRGILVNDTLQTYDPRIYAIGECASHRGIAYGLVAPLFEQAKVCANHLAQLGFARYQGSVTSTKLKVTGIDLFSAGDFMGGEGTETITLSDPIGGVYKKLVIKDDILVGACLYGDTADGGWYFRQIRENHAIGEIRDHLMFGENAIGDVGHQGQDKAMSMADTAEVCGCNGVCKGTIVKAIQEHGLFSVDDVKKHTKAASSCGSCAGLVEQILINTVGGAADVKPKSEKAICGCSDLNHGQIRQAIRDQHLLTIAGTMSYLNWRTPNGCATCRPALNYYLISTWPGEAKDDPQSRLINERAHANIQKDGTYSVVPRMWGGVTNPSELRRIADVADKYNVPMVKVTGGQRIDLLGIKKQDLPGVWKDLDMPSGHAYGKSIRTVKTCVGSEFCRFGTQNSTQLGIELEHDLFNMWSPHKVKLAVSGCPRNCSEAGIKDVGIIGVDSGWEMYIGGNGGIKTEVAEFFVKLKTAEEVREYNGAFLQLYREEAFYLERTVHYLQRVGMEHIKKAVLEDPARRQALNERLQFSLSFEQDPWKERLEQPLLKKEFDTIPVKLLEVPA; from the coding sequence ATGAAGAAACTCAAACTGGTGATGATCGGCAACGGCATGGCCGGGGTTCGCACCCTTGAAGAATTGCTCAAACTGAGCAGCGACCTGTACGACATCACCGTCTTCGGCGCCGAGCCCCACACCAACTACAACCGCATTCTGCTGTCGCCGGTGCTGGCCGGTGAACAGACCTTCGAAGAGATCGTGCTCAACGATTTGAGCTGGTACCTCGACAACCACATCAAGCTGTTGCTCAACCGCAAAGTGGTGCAGATCGACCGGGTAAAACGCAAAGTCATCGCCGAAGACGGCAGCGAGGCCGAATACGATCGCCTGCTGATCGCCACCGGCTCTACGCCGTTTATCCTGCCAATCCCCGGCAATACGTTGCAGGGTGTGATCGGCTACCGCGACATCGCCGACACCCAGGCCATGATCGACACCGCCAAGACCCACAAGCACGCCGTGGTGATCGGCGGTGGCCTGCTGGGCCTGGAGGCCGCCAACGGCCTGATGCTGCGCGGCATGCACGTGACCGTGGTGCATATCGGCGAGTGGCTGTTGGAGCGACAACTGGACAAGACCAGCGGCCAACTGCTGCAAACCGAACTGGAGAGCCGTGGCCTGTTGTTCCGCCTGCAGGAACAAACCCAGGCGCTGCATGACGCGGGCAATGGCCGCGTGGGTTCGGTGCAATTCAAAAATGGCGATGTGATCCCGGCAGACCTGGTGGTGATGGCCGCCGGTATCCGCCCCAACACCGAACTCGCAGAAAAATCCGGCATCCCGTGCAACCGTGGGATTCTGGTCAACGACACCCTGCAAACCTATGACCCGCGCATCTATGCCATCGGCGAATGCGCCAGCCATCGCGGGATCGCCTACGGCCTGGTCGCGCCGCTGTTCGAACAGGCCAAGGTCTGCGCCAATCACCTGGCGCAGCTAGGCTTCGCACGCTACCAGGGCTCGGTGACCTCGACCAAATTGAAAGTCACCGGCATCGACCTGTTCTCCGCCGGGGACTTCATGGGCGGCGAAGGCACCGAGACCATCACCCTGTCCGACCCGATTGGTGGCGTCTACAAAAAGCTGGTGATCAAGGACGACATCCTCGTCGGCGCCTGCCTGTACGGCGACACCGCTGATGGCGGTTGGTATTTCCGGCAGATCCGTGAGAACCACGCGATCGGCGAGATCCGCGACCACCTGATGTTCGGTGAAAACGCCATCGGCGACGTAGGCCATCAGGGCCAGGACAAAGCCATGAGCATGGCTGACACCGCCGAAGTCTGCGGCTGCAACGGCGTGTGCAAAGGCACCATCGTCAAGGCGATTCAGGAACACGGGCTGTTCAGCGTCGACGACGTGAAGAAGCACACCAAGGCCGCCAGTTCCTGTGGCTCGTGCGCCGGGTTGGTGGAACAGATCCTGATCAACACCGTGGGCGGCGCAGCAGACGTCAAACCGAAAAGCGAAAAAGCCATCTGCGGCTGCAGCGATCTCAACCACGGGCAGATCCGCCAGGCCATCCGCGATCAGCACCTGCTGACCATCGCCGGCACCATGAGTTACCTGAACTGGCGCACCCCGAACGGCTGCGCCACCTGCCGCCCAGCGCTGAATTACTACCTGATTTCCACCTGGCCCGGGGAGGCAAAAGACGACCCGCAATCGCGCCTGATCAACGAACGGGCTCACGCCAATATTCAGAAAGACGGCACCTACTCGGTAGTCCCGAGGATGTGGGGCGGTGTGACCAATCCGTCGGAGCTGCGGCGCATCGCCGATGTGGCCGACAAGTACAACGTGCCGATGGTCAAAGTCACCGGCGGGCAGCGCATCGACTTGCTGGGTATCAAGAAGCAGGACTTGCCCGGCGTATGGAAAGACCTCGATATGCCGTCCGGGCATGCCTACGGCAAATCCATCCGCACCGTGAAGACCTGCGTCGGCAGCGAGTTCTGCCGCTTTGGGACGCAAAATTCCACGCAACTGGGGATCGAGCTGGAGCATGACTTGTTCAATATGTGGTCGCCGCACAAGGTCAAGCTGGCGGTGTCCGGTTGCCCGCGTAACTGCTCGGAAGCAGGGATCAAGGACGTGGGAATTATCGGCGTCGATTCCGGCTGGGAGATGTACATCGGCGGTAACGGCGGGATCAAGACCGAGGTCGCCGAGTTTTTCGTGAAGTTGAAAACCGCTGAAGAAGTGCGCGAATACAACGGCGCGTTCCTACAGCTGTACCGGGAAGAAGCCTTCTACCTGGAGCGCACCGTGCATTACTTGCAACGGGTGGGCATGGAGCACATCAAGAAAGCCGTACTGGAAGACCCGGCACGGCGCCAGGCGCTGAATGAACGCCTGCAATTCTCCCTGTCGTTCGAACAGGACCCGTGGAAAGAACGCCTGGAACAACCGCTGCTGAAAAAGGAATTCGACACCATTCCCGTCAAACTGCTGGAGGTGCCGGCATGA
- the nirD gene encoding nitrite reductase small subunit NirD: protein MNWLDICALEEINTLGSRIITGPKGDIAIFRTSDDEVFALDDRCPHKGGPLSQGLIYGKRVACPLHNWQIDLESGEAQAPDVGCAHHHPARVENGRVMLALRDAG from the coding sequence ATGAACTGGCTGGATATCTGCGCCCTCGAAGAGATCAACACCCTGGGCTCGCGCATCATCACCGGGCCAAAAGGCGATATTGCGATTTTCCGTACCAGTGACGACGAAGTGTTCGCCCTCGACGACCGCTGCCCGCACAAGGGTGGCCCGCTGTCCCAAGGCTTGATCTACGGCAAACGCGTGGCCTGCCCGCTGCACAACTGGCAGATCGACCTGGAATCCGGTGAAGCCCAGGCGCCGGACGTCGGCTGCGCCCATCACCACCCGGCCCGCGTGGAGAACGGCCGGGTGATGTTGGCGCTGCGGGACGCCGGTTGA
- a CDS encoding ANTAR domain-containing response regulator, with amino-acid sequence MLRILLINDTPRKVGRLKAALTEAGFEVIDESGLTIDLPARVEAVRPDVILIDTESPGRDVMEQVVLVSRDQPRPIVMFTDEHDPGVMRQAIKSGVSAYIVEGIQAQRLQPILDVAMARFESDQAMRAQLQARDQQLAERKRIETAKGLLMKMKGCNEEDAYTLMRRQAMSRQQKLIQVAEQIIAMSELLG; translated from the coding sequence ATGTTGCGAATCCTGTTGATCAATGACACGCCGCGCAAGGTGGGGCGGCTCAAGGCTGCGTTGACCGAGGCCGGGTTTGAAGTGATTGATGAGTCGGGGTTGACGATCGACCTGCCGGCGCGGGTCGAAGCGGTGCGTCCGGATGTGATTTTGATCGACACCGAGTCGCCGGGGCGCGATGTGATGGAGCAAGTGGTACTGGTCAGCCGCGACCAGCCGCGACCGATTGTGATGTTTACCGATGAGCATGATCCGGGGGTGATGCGTCAGGCGATCAAGTCGGGGGTCAGTGCGTACATTGTCGAGGGGATTCAGGCGCAGCGGTTGCAGCCGATTCTGGATGTGGCGATGGCACGGTTTGAGAGTGACCAGGCGATGCGCGCGCAGTTGCAGGCGCGGGATCAGCAGTTGGCGGAGCGTAAGCGGATTGAGACGGCCAAGGGGCTGTTGATGAAAATGAAGGGGTGTAACGAGGAAGACGCCTACACGCTGATGCGGCGTCAGGCGATGAGTCGGCAGCAGAAGCTGATTCAGGTGGCGGAGCAGATTATTGCCATGAGTGAGTTGTTGGGGTGA
- a CDS encoding nitrate/nitrite transporter codes for MKSSFWKSGHTPTLFAAFLYFDLSFMVWYLLGPLAVQIAADLHLTTQQRGLVVATPILAGAVLRFLMGMLADKLSPKTAGLIGQVIVICALFGAWKLGIHSYEQALLLGMFLGMAGASFAVALPLASQWYPAEHQGKAMGIAGAGNSGTVFAALLAPVLAAAFGWSNVFGFALIPLILTLIVFAWLARNAPQRPKAKSMADYFKALGDRDSWWFMFFYSVTFGGFIGLASALPGYFNDQYGLSPVTAGYYTAACVFGGSLMRPLGGALADRFGGIRTLLGMYGVAAVCIAAVGFNLPSSYAALALFVCTMLGLGAGNGAVFQLVPQRFHREIGVMTGLIGMAGGIGGFALAAGMGAIKQSTGSYQLALWLFASLGVLAWFGLYGVKRRWRTTWGSAAVTAARV; via the coding sequence ATGAAATCAAGCTTCTGGAAATCCGGTCATACCCCGACCCTGTTCGCCGCGTTCCTGTATTTCGACCTGAGTTTCATGGTCTGGTACTTGTTAGGCCCCCTGGCGGTGCAAATCGCCGCCGACCTGCACCTCACCACCCAACAACGCGGCCTGGTGGTCGCCACCCCTATCCTGGCCGGCGCCGTGCTGCGCTTCCTGATGGGCATGCTCGCCGACAAACTCTCTCCCAAGACCGCCGGCCTGATTGGCCAGGTGATCGTCATCTGCGCCCTCTTCGGTGCCTGGAAACTGGGGATCCACAGCTACGAACAAGCCCTGCTGCTAGGCATGTTCCTCGGCATGGCCGGCGCCTCGTTTGCCGTCGCGCTGCCCCTGGCGTCCCAGTGGTACCCCGCCGAACACCAGGGCAAGGCCATGGGCATCGCCGGCGCCGGCAACTCGGGGACGGTGTTTGCGGCCTTGCTGGCACCGGTGCTCGCCGCCGCATTTGGCTGGAGCAATGTGTTCGGCTTCGCACTGATCCCGCTGATCCTGACGCTGATCGTTTTCGCCTGGCTCGCCCGCAATGCCCCGCAACGGCCCAAGGCCAAATCCATGGCTGACTACTTCAAAGCCTTGGGCGACCGCGACAGTTGGTGGTTCATGTTCTTCTACAGCGTGACGTTCGGCGGCTTTATCGGCCTGGCCAGCGCCCTGCCCGGCTACTTCAACGATCAATACGGCCTCAGCCCGGTTACCGCCGGTTACTACACCGCCGCCTGCGTGTTCGGCGGCAGCCTGATGCGTCCGCTGGGCGGCGCCCTGGCCGACAGGTTTGGCGGGATTCGTACCCTGCTCGGCATGTACGGCGTGGCCGCGGTCTGCATCGCCGCAGTAGGTTTCAACCTGCCAAGCTCCTACGCCGCCCTGGCGCTTTTCGTCTGCACCATGCTCGGTTTGGGTGCCGGTAACGGTGCAGTTTTCCAACTGGTGCCCCAGCGCTTTCATCGGGAAATCGGCGTGATGACCGGCCTGATCGGCATGGCCGGCGGTATCGGCGGTTTTGCCCTGGCAGCAGGCATGGGCGCGATCAAGCAGAGCACCGGCAGCTATCAACTGGCACTGTGGTTGTTCGCCAGCCTCGGCGTGCTGGCCTGGTTTGGCCTGTACGGCGTCAAGCGTCGCTGGAGAACCACCTGGGGCTCGGCGGCCGTAACGGCTGCGCGGGTCTGA
- a CDS encoding molybdopterin-dependent oxidoreductase has translation MNRQTTASTCCYCGVGCGVLIEHDGSQILGVSGDPSHPANFGKLCSKGASLHLTGDLTARALYPELRLGKGLARTRTDWDTALEHAANVFAQTIAEHGPDSVAFYISGQLLTEDYYSFNKLARALVGTNNIDSNSRLCMSSAVVGYKRSLGADAPPCSYEDLESSDCVMIVGSNMAYAHPVLFRRLEEAKARRPQMKVMVIDPRRTDTCDLADLHLAIFPGTDVALFHGILHLLLWEDWIDRAFIQAHTDGLAELKRLVHDYTPQMVTQLCGISVEQLRLCAEWVGTSASFLSLWCMGLNQSTAGSAKNSALINLHLATGTIGRAGCGPFSLTGQPNAMGGRETGSLSNLLPGHREAANPEHRAQVAAYWGVEQLPANTGLTAIELFEQMQAGKIKALWIACTNPAQSLPDQNTVRLALEACPFVVLQEAFRTTETARFADLLLPAASWGEKEGTVTNSERRISHVRQAIVPPGEARPDWAITVDFAQRLEQRLCPGKPGLFDFKQPAQIFDEYKLLTRGRDLDLSGISHALLDRIGPQQWPFPTNAVNGTPRLYTDGVFPTETGRAHFVADPYRAAKEQRDARFPLTLITGRLRDQWHGMSRTGTAAQLFGHVSEALLSLHPDELRRHRLKEGDLISLKSRRGSVIVAVGSDESVRPGQAFLPMHWGDRFLKGGVNALTQPAFDPLSKQPELKHSGVRLEPVQLPWHLFALIEGDVQQHFEALRPLCEGFAYVSLSLTGRERPALLIRAAHHEAPALELLKQIDQLLGLNDGPVMAYDDPRRSIGKRVKIEKGRITAIRLAGETLARQWLQSLWLEGRTDDQLRRWLLAPLSAPPGGGSTSNKTLCNCKNVSESAVCAGIARGLDLNGLKQELGCGTQCGSCVPEIKRLLASGTQPIAITV, from the coding sequence ATGAACCGCCAGACCACCGCGTCTACCTGCTGCTACTGCGGGGTCGGTTGCGGCGTGCTGATCGAGCATGATGGCTCGCAGATCCTCGGCGTCAGTGGCGACCCGAGTCACCCGGCGAACTTCGGCAAGCTGTGCAGCAAGGGCGCCAGCCTGCACCTGACCGGCGACCTCACGGCCCGCGCGTTGTACCCGGAACTGCGGCTGGGCAAGGGCCTGGCCCGCACCCGCACCGACTGGGACACCGCGCTGGAGCACGCGGCCAACGTGTTTGCCCAGACCATCGCCGAACATGGGCCGGACAGCGTGGCGTTTTATATCTCCGGGCAGTTGCTGACGGAGGATTACTACAGTTTCAACAAACTGGCGCGGGCGCTGGTGGGCACCAATAACATCGATAGCAACTCGCGGCTGTGCATGTCTTCGGCGGTGGTTGGCTACAAACGCAGCCTGGGGGCCGACGCGCCGCCGTGCAGCTATGAAGACCTGGAGTCGAGTGACTGCGTGATGATCGTCGGCAGCAACATGGCCTACGCCCATCCGGTATTGTTCCGGCGCCTGGAGGAAGCCAAAGCCCGTCGACCACAGATGAAGGTGATGGTAATTGACCCCCGGCGCACCGACACTTGCGACCTGGCGGACCTGCACTTGGCGATTTTTCCGGGTACAGATGTCGCGTTGTTCCATGGGATCTTGCACCTGTTGCTGTGGGAAGACTGGATTGATCGCGCGTTTATCCAGGCCCACACCGACGGCCTGGCAGAGCTGAAACGCCTGGTTCACGACTACACACCGCAAATGGTCACGCAGTTGTGCGGGATCAGTGTCGAGCAACTGCGGCTGTGCGCGGAATGGGTCGGCACCTCGGCGAGCTTCCTGTCGTTGTGGTGCATGGGACTTAACCAGTCCACCGCAGGCAGCGCGAAGAACAGCGCCTTGATCAACCTGCACCTGGCGACTGGCACCATTGGCCGCGCCGGCTGCGGACCGTTCTCCCTGACGGGTCAGCCGAATGCCATGGGTGGGCGGGAAACCGGCAGTTTGTCGAACCTGCTGCCTGGGCATCGTGAGGCCGCCAACCCTGAACATCGGGCGCAAGTGGCCGCCTATTGGGGGGTTGAACAACTGCCGGCCAACACCGGGCTGACCGCCATCGAATTGTTTGAACAGATGCAGGCGGGCAAGATCAAGGCCCTGTGGATCGCCTGCACCAACCCGGCCCAATCCCTGCCCGACCAGAACACCGTGCGCCTTGCCCTGGAGGCATGTCCGTTCGTGGTGCTACAGGAGGCTTTTCGTACAACCGAAACTGCGCGTTTCGCCGATCTGTTGTTACCGGCGGCGAGCTGGGGCGAGAAAGAAGGCACGGTCACCAACTCTGAACGGCGCATTTCCCATGTTCGACAGGCCATCGTCCCACCTGGGGAAGCGCGGCCGGACTGGGCAATTACCGTGGATTTTGCCCAGCGCCTGGAGCAACGCCTTTGTCCCGGAAAACCGGGTCTTTTTGACTTTAAGCAACCGGCGCAGATCTTTGATGAATACAAACTGCTGACCCGTGGGCGCGACCTGGACCTGTCGGGTATCAGCCACGCCCTGCTGGACCGGATCGGCCCACAGCAATGGCCATTTCCGACCAATGCAGTGAATGGCACCCCCCGCCTGTACACCGACGGAGTGTTTCCTACCGAGACTGGCCGCGCGCACTTTGTGGCCGACCCTTATCGCGCCGCCAAGGAGCAGCGTGATGCGCGTTTCCCACTCACCCTAATCACCGGCCGCCTGCGGGACCAATGGCATGGCATGAGCCGCACCGGCACTGCTGCGCAGCTGTTTGGGCATGTCAGTGAAGCACTGCTCAGTTTGCACCCGGATGAACTGCGCCGGCATCGTTTGAAGGAAGGCGACCTGATCAGCCTGAAAAGCCGGCGCGGCAGTGTGATTGTCGCCGTCGGCAGCGATGAAAGCGTACGTCCCGGCCAGGCATTCCTGCCGATGCATTGGGGTGACCGCTTTCTCAAAGGCGGCGTGAATGCACTCACCCAACCGGCGTTCGACCCGCTGTCCAAGCAGCCGGAACTCAAACACAGCGGCGTGCGGCTGGAGCCGGTGCAATTGCCCTGGCATTTGTTTGCGCTGATTGAAGGCGATGTGCAGCAACACTTTGAAGCCTTGCGACCGCTGTGTGAGGGCTTTGCCTACGTCAGCCTGAGCCTGACCGGGCGTGAGCGGCCCGCCCTGCTGATTCGTGCGGCGCATCACGAGGCTCCCGCGCTTGAGCTGCTTAAGCAAATTGACCAGTTGCTGGGCCTCAATGACGGTCCGGTCATGGCTTATGACGATCCGCGACGCTCCATTGGCAAGCGGGTAAAAATTGAAAAGGGCCGTATTACCGCGATCCGACTGGCTGGCGAAACCCTGGCCCGCCAATGGTTGCAAAGCTTGTGGCTGGAAGGTCGCACCGATGACCAACTGCGCCGCTGGCTGCTGGCGCCATTGAGTGCGCCGCCGGGGGGCGGTTCGACCAGTAACAAGACGTTGTGCAACTGCAAGAACGTCAGCGAAAGCGCGGTGTGCGCCGGCATTGCCCGGGGCCTGGACCTGAATGGGCTGAAGCAGGAACTGGGTTGCGGCACGCAATGCGGCTCCTGTGTGCCGGAAATCAAACGGCTATTGGCGAGCGGCACGCAGCCAATCGCGATCACGGTGTGA
- a CDS encoding CmpA/NrtA family ABC transporter substrate-binding protein, with protein MSEPLAWVNGSDAPEKSSLNLGFMALSDCASVVVAATQGFAQPYGLTLNLKRQSSWASLRDNLVSGELDAAHSLYGLIYAVHLGIGGVAATDMAVLMGLNQNGQSINLSRGLQQLGVTSPEALDRHVHQSRTKLTFAQTFPTGTHAMWLYYWLASQGIHPLQDVDSVVVPPPQMVAHLQANRIDGFCVGEPWCASAVKQNQGFTLATTQALWPDHPEKVLGCTQAFVEQYPNTARVLVMAILQASRFIEESTENRRSTAQLLSAPQYLDAPLDCIEPRLLGNYDDGLGNHWQDPHALRFFGNGEVNLPYLSDGMWFMTQFRRWGLLREDPDYLGVARRVQQLDIYRQAASAVGVPAGGEAMRSSQLIDGKVWDGSDPAGYARSFRLHAMADVASRQALR; from the coding sequence ATGAGTGAACCCCTGGCGTGGGTCAACGGCAGCGATGCCCCGGAAAAGAGCAGCCTCAACCTTGGTTTCATGGCCCTGAGCGATTGCGCCTCGGTGGTGGTCGCCGCCACCCAGGGCTTCGCGCAGCCCTATGGGCTGACGTTGAACCTCAAACGTCAGTCCTCGTGGGCCAGCCTGCGGGACAACCTGGTCAGCGGCGAATTGGATGCCGCCCACAGCCTGTACGGCCTGATCTATGCCGTGCACCTGGGCATTGGCGGCGTGGCGGCCACCGACATGGCCGTGCTGATGGGCCTGAACCAGAACGGGCAGAGCATCAACCTTTCCCGTGGCCTGCAACAGTTGGGGGTGACCAGTCCTGAAGCACTGGATCGCCACGTGCACCAAAGCCGAACAAAACTCACCTTCGCCCAGACCTTTCCCACGGGCACCCACGCCATGTGGTTGTATTACTGGCTGGCCAGCCAAGGCATTCACCCGTTGCAGGATGTGGACAGCGTGGTGGTGCCACCGCCGCAAATGGTTGCGCACCTGCAAGCCAACCGTATCGACGGGTTTTGTGTGGGGGAGCCTTGGTGCGCCAGTGCAGTGAAGCAAAACCAGGGGTTCACCCTGGCCACGACCCAGGCGCTCTGGCCGGATCACCCGGAAAAAGTCCTCGGCTGCACGCAGGCGTTTGTCGAGCAATACCCCAATACGGCTCGGGTGCTGGTGATGGCGATCCTGCAGGCCAGCCGGTTCATCGAGGAAAGCACAGAAAACCGCCGCTCCACCGCGCAACTACTGAGCGCCCCGCAATACCTCGACGCCCCCCTTGATTGCATCGAGCCACGCCTGCTGGGTAACTATGACGACGGCCTGGGCAACCACTGGCAAGATCCCCACGCACTGCGTTTTTTTGGCAACGGCGAGGTCAACTTGCCGTACCTGTCTGATGGCATGTGGTTTATGACCCAGTTCCGCCGCTGGGGCCTGCTGCGCGAAGACCCGGATTACCTCGGCGTCGCCCGGCGTGTGCAACAACTGGACATCTATCGCCAGGCGGCCAGTGCCGTGGGTGTACCTGCCGGTGGCGAGGCGATGCGCAGCAGCCAGTTGATCGACGGCAAGGTCTGGGATGGCTCGGACCCGGCCGGGTATGCCCGCAGCTTTCGCCTGCACGCCATGGCAGACGTTGCCAGCCGCCAAGCCTTGCGCTGA
- a CDS encoding bifunctional protein-serine/threonine kinase/phosphatase, with the protein MALQLSFAQASATGPRQENQDALRLVTPSPELAASKGYLCAIADGVSQCADGGLAARSTLQALALDYYATPQTWGVAQALERLLVAQNRWLQANGGGLPLLTTLSALVFRGQRFTLAHVGDCRVYRWLDGELQRLSEEHVWEQPGMQHVLKRAMGLDQHLVLDFLDGELRAGECFLMLSDGVWATLGDHAIGAVLREQSNLDLAVNTLVSAAHLAGSQDNASALLVRVDQLGAATLGDALVQLQQWPLPPPLKAGQRFEGWQVEATLGQSRQSLLYRVRDAQQQAWLLKTLPVSHDDDVFAAQALLSEEWFLRRVAGRAFPEVHPASGRQHLYYVMREYSGQTLAALFKHQGPLPLAQWQSLAERLLRAVGLLHRRQILHRDIKPENLLLGDDGELRVLDFGLAYCPGLSEDRAHLLPGTPSFIAPEAFNGERPTPQQDLYAVGVTLYYLLTGHYPYGEIEAFQRPRFATPVSASRYRPDLPDWLQQSLERAVAAQPEQRYETAEEWLLVLEQADRRELSQRPKPLLEREPLKVWQTLAVLSLLINLVLLYWMLHH; encoded by the coding sequence ATGGCACTGCAACTGAGCTTCGCCCAGGCCAGCGCCACCGGCCCCCGCCAGGAAAACCAGGACGCCTTACGCCTGGTCACACCCTCCCCGGAGCTGGCTGCCAGCAAAGGTTACCTGTGCGCCATCGCCGACGGCGTCAGCCAATGCGCCGATGGTGGACTGGCCGCACGCTCGACCTTGCAAGCCCTGGCCCTGGACTACTACGCCACACCGCAAACCTGGGGCGTGGCCCAGGCGCTGGAGCGCCTGTTGGTGGCGCAAAATCGCTGGTTGCAAGCCAACGGTGGCGGCCTGCCGTTGCTGACCACCCTCAGTGCCCTGGTGTTTCGCGGCCAGCGTTTCACCCTGGCCCATGTGGGAGACTGCCGGGTGTATCGCTGGCTCGATGGTGAGTTGCAACGCCTCAGCGAAGAGCACGTCTGGGAGCAACCGGGCATGCAGCATGTGCTCAAGCGCGCCATGGGGCTCGATCAACATCTCGTGCTGGACTTCCTCGACGGCGAGTTGCGTGCCGGTGAATGTTTTTTAATGCTCAGTGACGGTGTGTGGGCGACATTGGGCGATCACGCCATTGGCGCGGTCCTGCGGGAACAGTCGAACCTGGACCTTGCCGTAAACACACTGGTCAGCGCCGCGCACCTGGCGGGCAGCCAGGACAACGCCAGCGCCCTGCTGGTGCGTGTCGACCAACTCGGCGCCGCCACCCTCGGCGATGCACTGGTGCAGTTGCAGCAATGGCCACTGCCGCCGCCCCTGAAAGCCGGCCAACGCTTTGAAGGCTGGCAGGTGGAAGCAACGTTGGGGCAAAGTCGCCAATCCCTGCTTTACCGAGTACGAGACGCCCAGCAACAGGCTTGGTTGTTGAAGACCTTGCCGGTCAGCCACGACGATGACGTGTTCGCCGCCCAGGCGCTGCTGTCGGAGGAGTGGTTCCTGCGCCGGGTCGCCGGCCGGGCGTTTCCTGAAGTCCATCCAGCCAGTGGTCGTCAGCATTTGTACTACGTGATGCGCGAATATTCTGGGCAAACCTTGGCCGCACTGTTCAAGCACCAGGGCCCATTGCCGCTGGCGCAGTGGCAATCTCTGGCCGAGCGTCTGTTGCGCGCGGTCGGGTTGCTGCACCGGCGGCAGATCCTGCACCGCGACATCAAGCCCGAAAACCTGCTGCTGGGCGACGATGGCGAATTGCGCGTGCTGGACTTCGGCCTGGCTTACTGCCCCGGGCTCTCCGAGGATCGCGCGCATCTGTTACCCGGCACGCCGAGCTTTATCGCTCCGGAAGCCTTCAATGGCGAGCGCCCTACCCCGCAACAGGATTTGTATGCCGTCGGCGTGACCTTGTATTACCTGCTCACCGGGCATTATCCCTACGGCGAAATCGAAGCCTTTCAACGGCCCAGGTTCGCCACGCCAGTCAGCGCCAGCCGTTACCGTCCCGACCTGCCCGACTGGCTGCAACAGAGCCTGGAGCGCGCAGTTGCCGCCCAACCCGAGCAACGCTACGAAACGGCCGAGGAATGGTTGCTGGTACTGGAGCAGGCAGACCGCCGCGAATTGAGCCAGCGGCCAAAACCGCTGCTGGAGCGCGAACCGCTGAAGGTCTGGCAAACGTTAGCCGTGCTGTCGCTGCTGATCAATTTGGTGCTGCTGTACTGGATGCTGCACCACTAA